The following coding sequences lie in one Glycine max cultivar Williams 82 chromosome 19, Glycine_max_v4.0, whole genome shotgun sequence genomic window:
- the LOC100786852 gene encoding exocyst complex component EXO70H1, with the protein MRKLCFNPQTESFALARSSPSSPLSLTSSPTPPRLSFSEAEALILKWNPDTSAYAKVTSLFYEDKTEAKHYIDSVNQLQKSMHSLLSQNPSSEKLILAHNLMQMAMKRLKKEFYQILSMNRAHLDPESVSARSSRTSANSSASDYDDDFAAEDDDIRAAGDSISEVEQVSSGAMADLKLIADCMVSSGYAKECVSVYILIRKSIIDEGIYRLGVEKLSSSRANKMDWNVLDLKIKSWLEAIRISVRTLFNGERILCDHVFSYSDSVRESCFAEISRDGASLLFGFPELVAKTKKSSLEKLFRVLDMHAVVSELWPEIESIFSSDYNSGARSQVLVSLQRLTESAQILLAEFESTIQKDSSKSAVNGGGVHPLTIQTMNYLSVLADYINVLSDIFPRDWLPPPKSSSLPESYLYSPESDYSASKPALTARFAWLILVLLCKLDGKAKHCKDVSLSYLFLANNLWYVVARVRSSNLQYVLGDDWILKHEAKAKRFVANYEKVAWGEVVSSLPENPAAAEAREVFESFNRKFEEGYRKQNSFVVADRELRDEIKGSIARSIVPRYREWYNVVLATVGTVRDLTATEYVTFTPEDIENYLVNLFFFGTSSSAVSSSPLRRWS; encoded by the coding sequence CCAACTCCTCCGAGGCTGAGCTTTTCCGAAGCTGAGGCACTGATACTGAAATGGAACCCTGACACTTCCGCTTACGCCAAAGTCACTTCCCTCTTCTACGAGGACAAAACCGAAGCCAAACACTACATTGACTCCGTTAACCAGCTTCAGAAATCCATGCATTCCTTGCTCTCTCAGAACCCTTCCTCTGAGAAACTCATTCTCGCTCATAACCTAATGCAGATGGCTATGAAGAGGCTCAAGAAAGAGTTCTACCAGATCTTATCCATGAACCGCGCACACCTTGATCCAGAATCCGTCTCCGCCAGATCCTCTCGCACCTCCGCCAACTCCAGCGCCTCCGATTACGACGACGACTTCGCTGCTGAGGACGACGATATCCGCGCCGCCGGCGACTCTATCTCCGAAGTCGAGCAGGTTTCTTCCGGCGCCATGGCAGATCTGAAACTAATCGCTGACTGCATGGTATCTTCCGGTTATGCCAAAGAATGCGTCAGCGTTTACATCTTAATACGGAAATCCATAATCGACGAAGGAATCTACCGCCTCGGCGTGGAGAAACTGAGCTCCTCGCGCGCCAACAAGATGGATTGGAATGTGCTTGATTTGAAGATCAAGAGTTGGTTAGAGGCGATAAGGATTTCCGTTAGAACGCTCTTCAACGGAGAGAGAATCCTCTGCGACCACGTCTTCAGTTACTCAGATTCTGTCAGAGAATCCTGCTTCGCCGAGATTTCGAGAGACGGTGCCTCTCTCCTTTTCGGATTCCCTGAACTCGTTGCCAAAACGAAGAAATCATCGCTGGAGAAGCTGTTCCGAGTGCTCGATATGCATGCTGTGGTTTCCGAACTGTGGCCGGAGATCGAGTCTATCTTCTCCTCCGATTACAACTCCGGCGCTCGTTCTCAAGTCCTGGTTTCGCTTCAACGACTCACCGAGTCCGCGCAAATCTTGCTCGCGGAGTTCGAGTCCACGATCCAGAAAGACTCTTCCAAGTCGGCGGTGAACGGCGGTGGCGTGCACCCGCTCACGATTCAGACGATGAATTACCTTTCAGTCCTCGCCGATTACATCAACGTGCTCTCTGATATATTCCCGCGCGACTGGCTTCCGCCGCCAAAGTCTTCGTCGCTGCCGGAATCTTATTTATACAGTCCGGAGTCTGATTACTCGGCGTCGAAGCCGGCGCTGACGGCGCGTTTTGCGTGGCTAATTCTCGTCCTCCTTTGCAAGCTCGACGGCAAGGCGAAGCATTGCAAGGACGTTTCGCTGTCTTACCTCTTTCTCGCTAACAATCTCTGGTACGTTGTCGCCAGAGTGCGAAGCTCGAACCTGCAGTACGTGCTTGGCGACGATTGGATCCTTAAGCACGAAGCTAAAGCGAAGAGGTTCGTCGCGAACTACGAGAAGGTGGCGTGGGGAGAAGTGGTTTCGTCATTGCCGGAAAATCCAGCCGCGGCGGAGGCGAGGGAGGTGTTCGAGAGCTTCAACCGCAAATTCGAGGAAGGGTATCGGAAACAGAACTCATTCGTCGTAGCTGACCGCGAATTACGAGACGAAATAAAAGGTTCGATCGCGAGAAGCATAGTGCCAAGATATCGCGAGTGGTATAATGTTGTTCTTGCTACGGTGGGAACAGTGAGGGATTTGACGGCGACGGAGTACGTGACCTTTACCCCTGAGGATATTGAAAATTACCTGGTTAACCTCTTCTTTTTTGGAACCTCATCCAGTGCTGTATCGTCCTCGCCTCTCCGGCGTTGGAGCTAA
- the LOC100779710 gene encoding ankyrin repeat-containing protein ITN1: MDHNHHHRHHNHNHALHTTPLSEPTTPTTPRPTLFLSTSGKALLLSNSNKRLDTPRKKYVKQVTGRHNDTELHLASQRGDVDSVRHVLAEIDSIMMGSLEFDAELADIRSAIFNEVNDLGETALFTAAEKGHLDVVRELLPYTTDDALSSKNRSGFDTLHIAASNGHLAIVQALLDHDPGLIKTFAQSNATPLISAATRGHADVVEELLSRDPTQLEMTRSNGKNALHLAARQGHVSVVKILLRKDPQLARRTDKKGQTALHMAVKGVSCEVVKLILAADTAIVMLPDKFGNTALHVATRKKRTEIVHELLLLPDTNVNTLTRDHKTALDLAEGLPISEEILEIKECLIRYGAVKANDLNQPRDELRKTMTQIKKDVYFQLEQARKTNKNVSGIANELRKLHRAGINNAANSVTVVAVLFAAVAFAAMFTVPGGDNDHGVAVMVQTASFKAFFISNAIALFTSLSVVVVQITIVRGEIKAERRVVEVINKMMWLASVCTSVSFISASYIVVGRRSQWAAILVTIVGAIVMGGVLGTMTYYVVKSKRSRRMRRKKGKFSKTGTHSWRLSSSDDSEINPIYAI, encoded by the exons ATGGATCATAACCACCATCATCGTCATCACAATCACAATCATGCTCTTCACACCACCCCTCTCTCCGAGCCCACCACCCCCACCACCCCTCGCCCCACCCTCTTCCTCTCCACCTCCGGCAAGGCCCTCCTCCTCTCCAACTCCAACAAGCGCCTCGACACCCCCAGGAAGAAATATGTCAAGCAGGTCACCGGCCGCCACAACGACACCGAGCTCCACCTCGCCTCGCAGCGCGGCGACGTGGACTCTGTCCGCCACGTCCTCGCCGAGATCGACTCCATCATGATGGGGAGCTTGGAGTTCGATGCGGAGTTGGCGGACATCAGGTCCGCCATCTTCAACGAGGTGAATGATCTGGGAGAAACCGCCCTCTTCACCGCCGCGGAAAAGGGCCACCTCGACGTCGTCCGGGAGCTCCTCCCTTACACCACCGATGATGCGCTTTCCTCCAAAAACCGCTCCGGCTTTGACACCTTGCACATCGCCGCTAGCAATGGTCATCTTG CCATTGTGCAGGCGCTACTAGACCATGACCCCGGTTTGATTAAGACGTTTGCGCAGTCAAATGCAACTCCTCTAATCTCTGCAGCTACACGAGGGCATGCAGATGTTGTTGAAGAGTTGTTGTCTCGAGATCCTACTCAGTTGGAGATGACTAGGTCCAACGGAAAAAATGCTCTCCATTTAGCTGCACGCCAGGGACATGTAAGTGTTGTAAAGATACTGCTGCGGAAGGATCCACAACTTGCTCGAAGGACTGATAAGAAAGGACAAACTGCACTACACATGGCTGTCAAAGGCGTTAGTTGTGAAGTGGTGAAGCTGATTCTTGCTGCGGATACAGCCATTGTCATGCTTCCTGACAAGTTTGGTAATACTGCATTGCATGTAGCCACAAGGAAAAAGAGGACAGAG ATAGTGCATGAGCTGTTGCTTCTACCTGACACCAATGTGAATACATTGACAAGAGATCACAAGACAGCTCTTGACCTTGCGGAGGGGCTTCCGATATCTGAGGAAATTCTTGAGATCAAAGAGTGTCTGATTCGTTATGGTGCAGTTAAAGCCAATGATCTCAACCAACCAAGGGACGAGCTAAGGAAAACCATGACACAAATCAAGAAAGATGTGTATTTTCAGCTGGAACAGGCtcgaaaaacaaacaagaacgtGAGTGGGATTGCTAATGAGCTACGCAAGCTGCACAGAGCTGGAATCAACAATGCCGCAAACTCAGTAACGGTGGTTGCTGTGTTATTTGCAGCGGTTGCATTTGCAGCAATGTTCACAGTTCCTGGTGGGGAcaatgatcatggggtggcagTGATGGTACAAACTGCGTCTTTCAAGGCCTTCTTCATATCCAATGCCATTGCACTCTTCACATCATTAAGTGTGGTGGTGGTTCAAATCACAATTGTTAGAGGGGAGATAAAGGCTGAAAGAAGGGTTGTGGAGGTGATCAACAAGATGATGTGGTTAGCCTCTGTCTGCACCTCTGTTTCGTTCATTTCAGCATCTTATATAGTAGTTGGTCGACGCAGCCAGTGGGCTGCAATACTTGTTACCATTGTAGGGGCCATTGTAATGGGTGGTGTTCTTGGTACCATGACATACTATGTGGTGAAATCCAAACGCTCCCGAAGGATGAGGAGGAAGAAAGGGAAGTTCTCTAAGACAGGAACACACTCGTGGCGCCTTTCGAGTTCGGATGATTCGGAAATAAATCCAATCTATGCCATTTGA
- the LOC100787392 gene encoding ankyrin repeat-containing protein At5g02620: MMKKQLTGIRGDSPLQSAIRVGNLELVLEIISQSPEDELKELLSKQNNSFETALYVAAENGHLDILKELIRYHDIGLASFKARNGFDPFHIAAKNGHLEIVKVLMEAFPEISMTVDLSNTTGLHTAAAQGHIEVVNFLLEKGSSLITIAKSNGKTVLHSAARNGYVEVVKALLSKEPEIAMRIDKKGQTALHMAVKGQNLELVDELVKLNPSLANMVDAKGNTALHIATRKGRLQVVQKLLDCREIDTDVINKSGETALDTAEKNGRLEIANFLQHRGAQSAKSIKSPTTNTALELKRTVSDIKSGVHNQLEHTIKTQRRMQGIAKRINKMHTEGLNNAINSNTVVAVLIATVAFAAIFNVPGQYPEKQNELSPGMSPGEAYIAPDIGFKIFIIFDSTALFISLAVVIVQTSVVVIERKAKRQMMAVINKLMWVACVLISVAFIAMSYIIVGDHKELAIAATVLGTVIMAATLGTLCYWVITHHLEASRLRSLRTTMSSRQSMSMSMMSGSENEYKTVYAI, encoded by the exons ATGATGAAGAAACAATTGACAGGCATACGGGGTGATTCTCCCCTACAATCGGCAATCCGAGTTGGAAATTTAGAATTGGTTCTGGAAATCATCTCTCAGAGTCCAGAGGACGAATTAAAGGAGTTgctttcaaaacaaaacaactctTTTGAAACTGCCTTATATGTTGCTGCTGAAAATGGTCATCTTGATATACTGAAGGAATTGATTAGATACCATGATATTGGGTTGGCCAGCTTCAAAGCTAGAAATGGATTCGATCCATTCCATATTGCTGCTAAAAATGGACACTTGG AGATAGTGAAGGTCCTCATGGAGGCCTTTCCTGAAATTTCAATGACTGTTGATCTGTCGAACACTACTGGGTTGCATACTGCTGCAGCACAAGGACACATTGAGGTAGTAAATTTTCTCTTGGAAAAAGGTAGTAGCCTGATAACTATTGCTAAAAGCAATGGGAAAACTGTATTGCATTCTGCTGCAAGAAATGGCTACGTGGAGGTCGTCAAGGCCCTTCTGAGCAAAGAACCTGAAATTGCAATGAGAATTGATAAGAAGGGGCAGACAGCACTCCATATGGCGGTTAAAGGACAGAATCTTGAGTTGGTGGATGAACTCGTGAAACTGAATCCATCTTTGGCAAATATGGTGGATGCCAAGGGAAACACTGCACTGCATATAGCAACCCGGAAAGGTCGTCTACAG GTTGTTCAGAAGTTACTAGATTGCAGAGAAATAGACACAGATGTTATTAACAAATCTGGAGAAACTGCTTTGGATACTGCTGAGAAAAATGGTCGCCTGGAAATTGCCAACTTTCTGCAACATCGTGGAGCTCAAAGTGCCAAGTCCATCAAGTCACCGACTACAAACACGGCCCTTGAGCTCAAACGAACAGTGAGTGACATAAAAAGTGGGGTTCATAACCAACTGGAACACACAATTAAAACACAAAGACGTATGCAAGGTATAGCGAAGCGAATCAACAAAATGCACACCGAGGGGCTTAACAATGCGATCAACTCCAACACTGTAGTTGCTGTCCTTATTGCAACAGTTGCTTTTGCTGCCATATTTAATGTCCCGGGCCAGTATCCTGAGAAACAAAATGAACTCTCTCCTGGAATGTCTCCTGGGGAAGCATATATTGCTCCGGATATCGGATTCAAGATATTCATAATCTTTGATTCTACTGCTCTCTTCATATCATTGGCTGTTGTGATTGTCCAAACATCAGTGGTTGTTATTGAGAGGAaagcaaagagacaaatgatGGCAGTTATAAATAAGTTGATGTGGGTAGCATGTGTGCTGATTTCTGTGGCATTTATTGCAATGTCATACATAATTGTTGGGGATCATAAAGAGTTGGCTATAGCAGCCACAGTTCTAGGAACAGTGATTATGGCAGCTACGTTGGGAACACTCTGTTATTGGGTGATTACTCACCACCTTGAGGCCTCAAGATTGCGAAGTCTTAGGACAACAATGAGCAGTAGGCAGTCAATGTCTATGTCAATGATGTCAGGATCGGAGAATGAGTATAAGACAGTGTATGCAATCTAA